A single window of Taeniopygia guttata chromosome 1, bTaeGut7.mat, whole genome shotgun sequence DNA harbors:
- the ZIC5 gene encoding LOW QUALITY PROTEIN: zinc finger protein ZIC 5 (The sequence of the model RefSeq protein was modified relative to this genomic sequence to represent the inferred CDS: inserted 2 bases in 1 codon; deleted 2 bases in 1 codon): MFLKAGKGKKITTASVDGLGCVVMEPPLSKRNPTLRLADLAAAQPHPHQNMTGFPGLGNHHVHPHHAAHLHPGDAGGDPGGALTPLGPEHMAQPAALKLTPEALTAAAFAAXPPRPLPPPPPPPPPPPPPPPPPTPPSAALPGYPSGEAAGRDFLLRRELPATAAVHGALGEQHPPAGSPHLPHPPPHGVFISAAGTYGATDGAHAAFPPPGDQGAPAGRHPPLNGQMRLGLAAAAGELYGRAEAHYGAAAASSSSALQGYGSVNLNLAAAGHGHPHHPHPHHHQHHHHHHHAHVGAAAAAAAAGAFLRYMRQPIKQELICKWIDREPPPPPPPPPPGGRKPCSKTFSTMQELVSHVTVEHVGGPEQSSHVCYWEECPREGKPFKAKYKLINHIRVHTGEKPFPCPFPGCGKVFARSENLKIHKRTHTGEKPFKCEFDGCERKFANSSDRKKHSHVHTSDKPYYCKIRGCDKSYTHPSSLRKHMKIHCKSPPPSPPPGSQGYAAAGPPDGPLPPEAEPAAEPPRGRAAALSPPVTNLSEWYVCQAGGAPRRPRTPSSRDTSPASEEDEPHRTSGGRTAP; this comes from the exons ATGTTTTTGAAGGCgggtaaagggaaaaaaataacaacagcgAGCGTAGATGGGCTTGGCTGTGTCGTTATGGAGCCCCCTTTGAGCAAGAGGAACCCGACACTGAGATTAGCGGATTTGGCAGCGGCTCAGCCCCATCCTCACCAGAACATGACAGGCTTCCCGGGGCTGGGGAACCACCACGTCCACCCCCACCACGCGGCCCACCTCCACCCCGGGGACGCGGGCGGCGACCCCGGCGGCGCCCTCACGCCGCTCGGACCCGAGCACATGGCGCAGCCCGCCGCCCTCAAGCTCACGCCCGAGGCGCTCACCGCCGCCGCCTTCGCCGC CCCGCCGCGACCACtaccgccgccgccgccgccgccaccgccaccgccgccACCACCGCCGCCGCCTACG CCGCCCTCCGCCGCCCTCCCGGGATACCCGTcgggggaggcggcgggccgggACTTTCTCCTGCGGCGGGAGCtgcccgccaccgccgccgtGCACGGTGCACTGGGCGAGCAGCACCCGCCCGCCGGCTCCCCACACCTTCCGCACCCGCCACCGCACGGCGTCTTCATCTCGGCCGCCGGCACCTACGGCGCGACCGACGGGGCGCACGCCGCCTTCCCGCCGCCCGGCGACCAGGGCGCGCCCGCCGGCCGCCACCCGCCGCTCAACGGGCAGATGCGCCTGGGGCTGGCGGCCGCCGCCGGGGAGCTCTACGGGCGCGCCGAGGCGCACTacggggccgccgccgcctcctcctcctcggcgTTGCAAGGCTACGGCTCCGTCAACCTCAACCTGGCGGCGGCCGGCCACGGGCACCCGCACCACCCCCatccccaccaccaccagcaccaccaccaccaccaccatgcCCACGtcggggccgcggcggcggcagcagcggctgGGGCCTTCCTGCGATACATGCGACAGCCCATCAAGCAAGAGCTGATCTGCAAGTGGATCGACCGGGAGCCGCCTCCTCCAcctccgccgccgccaccgggcGGTAGGAAGCCTTGCTCCAAAACTTTCAGCACGATGCAGGAGCTGGTGAGCCATGTCACCGTGGAGCACGTCGGTGGGCCCGAGCAGAGCAGCCACGTGTGCTACTGGGAGGAGTGTCCCCGTGAAGGCAAGCCCTTCAAAGCGAAATACAAACTCATCAACCACATCCGAGTACATACGGGAGAGAAACCTTTCCCTTGTCCCTTCCCCGGCTGCGGGAAGGTCTTCGCTCGTTCCGAAAACCTCAAGATCCACAAGCGGACTCATACAG GGGAGAAGCCCTTCAAGTGCGAGTTCGACGGCTGCGAGAGGAAGTTCGCCAACAGCAGCGACCGCAAGAAACATTCCCACGTCCACACCTCGGACAAGCCCTACTACTGCAAGATCCGCGGCTGCGACAAGTCCTACAcccaccccagctccctgcGGAAGCACATGAAGATCCACTGCAAGTCCCCGCCGCCCTCCCCGCCGCCGGGCTCCCAGGGCTACGCGGCGGCGGGGCCCCCCGACGGCCCGCTGCCCCCCGAGGCCGAGCCGGCCGCCGAGCcgccccgcggccgcgccgccgcgcTCTCCCCGCCGGTCACCAACCTCAGCGAGTGGTACGTCTGCCAGGCCGGGGGCGCtccccgccggccccgcaccccCTCCAGCCGCGACACCTCCCCGGCATCCGAGGAGGACGAGCCCCACAGGACCTCGGGAGGCAGAACTGCTCCCTAG
- the ZIC2 gene encoding zinc finger protein ZIC 2, producing the protein MLLDAGPQFPALGVGTFARHHHSAAAEMQDRELSLAAQNSFVDSAAAHMGAFKLNAGAHDLSPGQSSAFTSQAPGYPAAALGPHAAHVGSYSGAPFNSTRDFLFRSRGFGDSSPAGGQHGIFGPAAGSLHHPHTDAQSHLLFPGIHDQHGPHASQNVLNGQMRLGLPGEVFARSDQYRQVSSPRTDPYSAAQLHNQYGPMNMNMGMNMAAHHHHHPGAFFRYMRQQCIKQELICKWIDPEQLNNPKKSCNKTFSTMHELVTHVSVEHVGGPEQSNHVCYWEECPREGKPFKAKYKLVNHIRVHTGEKPFPCPFPGCGKVFARSENLKIHKRTHTGEKPFQCEFEGCDRRFANSSDRKKHMHVHTSDKPYLCKMCDKSYTHPSSLRKHMKVHESSPQGSESSPAASSGYESSTPPGLVSPSAESQSTNNLSPAAAAAAAAAAAAVSAVHRGGGGGGSGGGGGGHSGLSSNFNEWYV; encoded by the exons ATGCTGCTGGACGCCGGCCCACAGTTCCCGGCCCTCGGAGTGGGCACCTTCGCCCGGCACCACCACTCGGCCGCGGCGGAGATGCAGGACCGGGAGCTGAGCCTGGCGGCGCAGAACAGCTTCGTGGACTCGGCGGCGGCGCACATGGGCGCCTTCAAGCTCAACGCCGGCGCCCACGACCTCTCCCCCGGGCAGAGCTCGGCGTTCACCTCGCAGGCGCCCGGTTACCCTGCCGCCGCCCTGGGCCCCCACGCCGCTCATGTCGGTTCCTACTCCGGGGCGCCCTTCAACTCTACCCGGGACTTCTTGTTTCGCAGCCGGGGCTTCGGGGACTCGTCGCCGGCCGGCGGACAGCACGGCATCTTCGGCCCTGCGGCCGGCAGCCTGCACCACCCGCACACGGACGCTCAGAGCCACCTCCTCTTCCCGGGCATCCACGACCAGCACGGCCCCCACGCCTCCCAAAATGTTCTCAACGGGCAGATGCGACTGGGCTTGCCGGGGGAGGTATTCGCCCGGTCGGATCAGTACCGCCAGGTTTCCAGCCCCAGGACTGACCCTTACTCGGCGGCTCAGCTGCACAACCAGTACGGCCCCATGAATATGAATATGGGCATGAACATGGCagcccaccaccaccaccacccagGTGCCTTTTTCCGCTACATGCGGCAGCAGTGCATCAAGCAAGAGCTCATCTGCAAGTGGATCGATCCCGAACagctgaacaaccccaaaaaaagtTGCAATAAAACTTTCAGCACCATGCACGAGTTGGTCACCCATGTCTCGGTGGAGCATGTTGGGGGACCCGAGCAGAGCAACCATGTCTGCTACTGGGAGGAGTGTCCCCGCGAAGGCAAACCTTTCAAAGCGAAATACAAACTGGTCAATCATATCCGAGTGCACACGGGAGAGaaacccttcccctgccccttccctggctGCGGAAAAGTTTTCGCCAGATCAGAAAATCTCAAAATTCACAAAAGGACGCACACAG GGGAGAAGCCCTTCCAGTGCGAGTTCGAAGGCTGCGACCGGCGCTTCGCCAACAGCAGCGACCGCAAGAAGCACATGCACGTCCACACCTCGGATAAGCCCTACCTGTGCAAGATGTGCGACAAGTCCTACAcccaccccagctccctgcGGAAACACATGAAG GTGCACGAGTCGTCCCCTCAAGGTTCCGAATCCTCCCCGGCCGCCAGCTCCGGCTACGAGTCCTCCACCCCCCCGGGGCTGGTGTCCCCTAGCGCCGAGTCGCAGAGCACCAACAACCTCTCccctgcggcggcggcggcggcggcggcggcggcagcggccgtgtCCGCCGTGcaccggggcggcggcggcggcggcagtggcggcggcggcggcggccacAGCGGCCTTTCCTCCAACTTCAACGAGTGGTACGTGTAG